Proteins co-encoded in one Stomoxys calcitrans chromosome 5, idStoCalc2.1, whole genome shotgun sequence genomic window:
- the LOC106085257 gene encoding serine protease inhibitor 42Dd, with protein MWKIFILAATWTHLVCAQCNFQDCNRGQPLPMPNGQQQKSPIMDYYNTNRPNTLASETHTAQSVHPNAPPSQIYFPNDSYNVRVPSEVFDARLFGLLSGALQDRNFCISPVSMQILLTFLSTVSEGKLFDELSRLLNLANGGHTQVAQIYRMLTQVPRNNDNVSNTLILANKLFYDWRFGETQPNFNNYAHANFATEVNSMDFVNSLAAANIINHWVATKTRNLIKNVVFPNYLSPDTTALLINSLYFKSEWQTKFGTYDTDFHPFHLNNQQQVQVEMMYNEDIFRYGEFEQLGASVLELPYKLEDFSMLIILPNDIEGLAALEKRLSTITIKLIAHRLERREVQVKLPKFSIEFDVDMVQPLQHMGLYSLFNNDSRINIFKDQTQRPLVVNSIKHKTYINVNEIGTEAAAATVAKITPLSIPLQVKSFIADHPFIFVIRNSNAVYFMGHVVKF; from the exons ATGTGGAAAATTT TTATACTCGCTGCCACATGGACCCATTTAGTTTGTGCTCAATGCAATTTCCAAGATTGTAATAGGGGCCAGCCATTGCCAATGCCCAACGGACAGCAACAGAAAAGCCCAATTATGGATTATTATAACACAAATAGACCCAATACTCTGGCTAGTGAAACGCATACCGCTCAGAGTGTCCATCCCAATGCTCCTCCATCCCAAATATATTTTCCGAACGATAGCTACAATGTGCGCGTACCTTCAGAGGTGTTTGATGCCAGATTGTTTGGCCTGCTGTCGGGAGCATTGCAGGATCGAAATTTCTGCATTTCCCCCGTCTCAATGCAAATTCTATTGACTTTCCTATCAACCGTATCCGAGGGCAAACTGTTTGACGAACTATCGCGTCTCTTGAATCTAGCAAATGGCGGCCATACGCAAGTGGCCCAAATCTATCGAATGCTAACCCAAGTTCCACGCAACAATGACAATGTGAGCAATACCCTCATTCTGGCCAACAAACTGTTCTATGACTGGCGCTTTGGTGAAACTCAGCCCAATTTTAATAATTATGCCCATGCAAACTTTGCCACCGAAGTGAATTCTATGGACTTTGTCAATTCGTTAGCAGCAGCTAACATCATTAATCATTGGGTAGCCACAAAGACTcgcaatttaattaaaaacgtAGTCTTCCCCAACTATCTGAGTCCGGATACCACAGCCCTGCTTATAAACTCACTGTATTTCAAAAGTGAATGGCAAACTAAATTTGGAACTTACGACACCGATTTTCATCCATTCCATCTTAACAACCAGCAACAGGTGCAAGTAGAGATGATGTACAACGAAGATATCTTCCGCTATGGGGAATTCGAGCAATTGGGCGCCAGTGTTTTGGAGTTGCCCTACAAACTGGAAGATTTCAGTATGTTGATCATTTTACCCAATGACATCGAGGGTTTGGCAGCGCTGGAGAAGCGTTTATCGACCATAACAATAAAGCTCATAGCGCATCGACTGGAACGACGGGAAGTTCAAGTAAAGTTgccaaagttttctatagaatttgATGTGGACATGGTGCAGCCTTTGCAACAC ATGGGCTTATACTCGTTATTTAACAATGACTCTCGCATCAATATATTCAAAGACCAGACTCAGCGACCTTTAGTGGTGAATTCGATAAAGCATAAAACCTATATAAATGTAAATGAGATTGGCACCGAAGCTGCTGCTGCCACTG TTGCCAAGATAACACCTTTATCAATACCTCTCCAGGTGAAGAGTTTTATTGCAGATCATCCCTTCATATTTGTAATACGCAATTCAAATGCTGTTTATTTCATGGGAcatgttgtaaaattttaa